Proteins encoded in a region of the Gloeomargarita sp. SKYB120 genome:
- the groL gene encoding chaperonin GroEL (60 kDa chaperone family; promotes refolding of misfolded polypeptides especially under stressful conditions; forms two stacked rings of heptamers to form a barrel-shaped 14mer; ends can be capped by GroES; misfolded proteins enter the barrel where they are refolded when GroES binds), producing the protein MAKKILYHEDARRALEKGMDTLAEAIAVTLGPKGRNVVLEKKFGAPQIVNDGVTIAKEIELEDHVENTGVALIRQAASKTNDVAGDGTTTATVLAHAMVKEGLRNVAAGANPIALKRGIDKATQFVVEKIAAHARPVEDSKAIAQVAAISAGNDEEVGKMIAEAMEKVGKEGVISLEEGKSMTTELEVTEGMRFDKGYISPYFATDAERMEATLEDALVLITDKKITLVQDLVPVLEQVARAGKPLLIIAEDIEKEALATLVVNKLRGVLSVAAVKAPGFGDRRKAMLQDIAILTGGQVISEETGTKLDSVRMDMLGKARRVTITKDHTTIIAEGNEAAVKARCEQIRRQIEETDSTYDKEKLQERLAKLAGGVAVIKVGAATETEMKDKKLRLEDAINATKAAVEEGIVPGGGTTLAHLAPELEAWAKEHLTEEELTGALIVSRALMAPLMRIAENAGVNGAVIADQVKDKPFEVGYDAAKGAFTNMFEAGIVDPAKVTRSALQNAASIAGMVLTTECIVVDKPEPKEKTPAGGGSGGDFDY; encoded by the coding sequence ATGGCGAAGAAGATTCTCTACCACGAAGACGCCCGCCGCGCCCTGGAAAAAGGGATGGATACCTTGGCGGAAGCGATTGCCGTGACCCTAGGGCCAAAAGGGCGCAATGTGGTGTTGGAAAAGAAATTCGGCGCGCCCCAGATTGTCAATGACGGGGTCACGATTGCCAAAGAAATCGAGCTAGAAGACCACGTGGAAAACACGGGGGTGGCCTTGATCCGGCAAGCAGCCTCCAAGACCAACGACGTGGCAGGAGATGGGACCACGACCGCAACCGTGCTGGCTCATGCCATGGTCAAGGAGGGGCTGCGCAACGTGGCTGCCGGCGCTAACCCCATTGCCCTGAAGCGGGGGATTGACAAAGCCACCCAATTTGTCGTGGAGAAAATTGCCGCCCACGCGCGTCCGGTAGAGGACTCCAAGGCGATTGCCCAGGTGGCTGCCATCTCGGCTGGCAATGACGAAGAAGTGGGCAAGATGATCGCCGAGGCTATGGAAAAGGTGGGCAAGGAGGGTGTGATCTCCCTAGAAGAAGGCAAGTCCATGACCACCGAGCTGGAGGTCACGGAGGGGATGCGCTTTGACAAAGGCTACATCTCCCCCTACTTTGCCACTGACGCCGAGCGGATGGAAGCCACCCTGGAGGACGCTCTGGTGCTCATCACCGACAAGAAAATCACGCTTGTGCAGGACTTGGTGCCAGTGCTGGAGCAAGTCGCTCGTGCTGGCAAACCCTTGCTCATCATCGCGGAAGACATTGAGAAAGAAGCCCTGGCGACTCTAGTGGTGAACAAGCTACGGGGCGTGTTGAGCGTGGCGGCGGTGAAAGCACCTGGGTTTGGGGACCGGCGCAAAGCCATGCTGCAGGACATTGCTATCCTGACCGGCGGGCAGGTGATCTCCGAAGAAACCGGGACCAAGCTCGACAGCGTGCGGATGGACATGCTGGGCAAGGCTCGGCGGGTGACTATCACCAAAGACCACACCACCATCATTGCCGAGGGGAACGAAGCGGCAGTGAAGGCGCGGTGTGAGCAAATTCGCCGGCAAATTGAAGAAACGGACTCCACCTACGACAAGGAAAAGCTGCAGGAGCGCTTGGCGAAACTAGCCGGTGGCGTGGCGGTGATCAAAGTCGGGGCGGCCACCGAAACCGAAATGAAGGACAAGAAGCTCCGCCTGGAGGACGCCATCAACGCCACCAAAGCGGCGGTTGAAGAAGGGATTGTCCCTGGGGGTGGGACGACCTTGGCGCACCTAGCCCCTGAGTTGGAGGCCTGGGCGAAGGAACACCTGACTGAAGAGGAGCTGACCGGCGCTCTGATCGTCAGCCGCGCCCTGATGGCTCCCCTGATGCGCATCGCCGAAAACGCTGGTGTCAACGGAGCGGTGATTGCTGACCAGGTCAAGGACAAGCCCTTTGAAGTGGGGTACGACGCCGCCAAGGGCGCTTTCACCAACATGTTCGAAGCGGGGATCGTGGACCCGGCCAAGGTCACCCGTTCCGCCCTGCAAAACGCCGCCTCCATTGCGGGCATGGTTCTGACCACTGAATGCATTGTGGTGGACAAACCCGAACCCAAGGAAAAGACACCCGCAGGCGGCGGTAGCGGCGGAGACTTTGACTACTAA
- the groES gene encoding co-chaperone GroES, with protein MATITLSVSTVTPLGDRVLVKVSQSEEKTAGGILLPDTAKEKPQVGEVVAVGPGRRDENGQRIPIEVKVGDKVLYSKYAGTELKIGMDDYVLLAEKDILATVS; from the coding sequence ATGGCAACCATTACGTTGAGCGTCTCGACCGTCACCCCCTTGGGGGACCGAGTGCTAGTCAAGGTAAGTCAATCGGAAGAAAAAACAGCTGGTGGCATCCTGTTACCCGATACGGCCAAAGAAAAGCCTCAGGTAGGCGAAGTAGTGGCCGTTGGCCCTGGTCGACGGGATGAGAACGGTCAGCGGATTCCAATAGAAGTCAAAGTCGGCGACAAGGTGCTGTACTCCAAATACGCTGGCACCGAATTGAAAATTGGCATGGATGACTACGTCCTGCTGGCGGAAAAAGACATCCTGGCGACTGTGAGCTAA
- the psaK gene encoding photosystem I reaction center subunit PsaK, with product MYSVLLAVPTTVPWSPRVALVMVGCNLFAVAIGYWAIQAKGVAGPKLPLPELFRGFGVPELLATAAFGHILGTGMTLGLANAGLL from the coding sequence ATGTACTCAGTGTTGTTGGCAGTGCCGACGACGGTGCCCTGGTCGCCGCGTGTGGCGCTAGTCATGGTGGGATGCAATTTGTTTGCGGTGGCGATTGGGTACTGGGCAATTCAAGCCAAGGGGGTTGCCGGGCCGAAGTTGCCCTTGCCGGAGTTGTTTCGGGGCTTTGGCGTGCCGGAGTTGCTGGCGACGGCGGCCTTTGGGCATATCTTGGGTACGGGGATGACGCTAGGGCTGGCCAACGCTGGCTTGTTGTAA
- a CDS encoding site-2 protease family protein, whose translation MHGGIRVGSLFGIPLYLDPSWFVVALLVTWGNSLRWQQLYPNWPGWWVWGVGFSLALGLFGSVVLHELGHSLVAKAQGVKVRSITLFLFGGVATLEQESRTPMQALRVALAGPAVSLGLALGFMRLTQWLGGVASPWGRITQELMAMNFVLGLFNLVPGLPLDGGQVLKAVIWQITGSPFRGIQWAAAFGWALGTMAMLLGIFAFLSGAGGGLWLALIGWFMASNAQTYRQYSLVQEILLKTKVRDVMSRDFRVLRAEMSLRDFVDLYCIPAQTPEIYFAEADGRYLGLVDSSRLTQIERSRWPHLELREIVIPLNELPSVREQDCLAQAIVTLGNDRAWLLVRSPVGGVQGIVMRGDVLRPLAPFLGMSGLDIERVNREGRYPQGLNLVPLAQKALELAASLPETQI comes from the coding sequence ATGCATGGGGGAATCAGGGTGGGTTCGCTGTTTGGGATTCCCCTGTACCTAGACCCTTCGTGGTTTGTCGTTGCCCTGTTGGTCACCTGGGGCAACAGCCTCCGCTGGCAACAGCTTTACCCCAACTGGCCGGGCTGGTGGGTTTGGGGTGTAGGATTTTCCCTGGCGCTAGGGCTATTTGGCTCGGTGGTGTTGCACGAGTTGGGCCACAGTTTGGTGGCGAAGGCCCAAGGGGTGAAGGTGCGTTCTATCACCCTGTTTTTGTTTGGGGGGGTGGCGACGTTGGAGCAGGAGTCGCGGACCCCGATGCAGGCGCTGCGGGTGGCGTTGGCGGGTCCGGCGGTCAGCCTGGGGTTGGCCTTGGGGTTTATGCGGCTGACCCAATGGTTGGGAGGCGTCGCGTCCCCCTGGGGTCGGATCACCCAGGAACTCATGGCGATGAATTTCGTGCTGGGCCTTTTTAATCTGGTGCCTGGCTTGCCGCTGGATGGAGGCCAGGTGCTCAAGGCCGTGATTTGGCAAATCACAGGCAGCCCGTTTCGGGGGATCCAGTGGGCGGCGGCCTTCGGCTGGGCGCTCGGCACAATGGCCATGCTGTTAGGTATCTTCGCATTTTTGAGCGGGGCGGGGGGCGGGCTATGGCTGGCGCTGATTGGCTGGTTTATGGCCAGCAACGCCCAAACTTATCGCCAGTACAGCTTGGTGCAGGAGATTCTGCTCAAGACGAAGGTGCGGGACGTGATGAGTCGGGATTTCCGGGTGTTGCGGGCGGAAATGTCGCTGCGGGATTTCGTGGATTTGTACTGCATCCCAGCCCAGACCCCTGAAATTTATTTCGCCGAAGCAGACGGGCGTTATCTCGGTCTGGTGGATAGCAGCCGGTTGACCCAGATTGAACGCAGCCGCTGGCCCCACCTGGAACTGCGGGAAATCGTCATTCCCCTCAACGAGTTGCCCAGTGTGCGCGAGCAGGATTGTCTGGCCCAGGCGATTGTGACGCTGGGAAATGACCGCGCCTGGTTGCTGGTACGCTCGCCGGTGGGGGGCGTACAGGGAATTGTTATGCGTGGGGATGTGCTCAGACCGCTGGCGCCGTTTCTGGGCATGAGTGGGTTGGACATTGAGCGGGTGAATCGGGAGGGGCGTTATCCCCAGGGGTTGAATCTAGTGCCGCTGGCGCAAAAGGCCCTGGAGTTAGCGGCTTCCCTCCCGGAAACCCAGATTTAG